From Plectropomus leopardus isolate mb chromosome 4, YSFRI_Pleo_2.0, whole genome shotgun sequence, the proteins below share one genomic window:
- the chrna8 gene encoding neuronal acetylcholine receptor subunit alpha-7, translating into MEPPKCFGSVLIGFYLWATLSCQGCHGGMYQRKLYRDLMVNYNRLERPVQNDSAPIVVELGLTLLQIIDVDEKNQVLITNAWLQLYWTDIYLSWNPENFPGVQNLRFPSNLVWVPDILLYNSADERFDATFHTNVLVNASGACQYIPPGILKSTCYIDVRWFPFDVQKCDLKFGSWTHNGWLLDLQMMDVDISTYIPNGEWDLVGVPSKRNELYYDCCKEPYPDVTFTVTMRRRTLYYGLNLLIPCVLISGLALLVFLLPADSGEKISLGITVLLSLTVFMLLVAEIMPATSDSVPLIAQYFASTMMIVGLSVVVTVLVLQFHHHDPHGGKMPKWVRVILLNWCAWFLRMKKPGEERKTAVSTQNYKYSHPPAHHTSTNSIQMSTIPGQASTQSTTTNGSMNLYFGYHAMGTDNPAFPPSTDSGVVVCGGGGGGHPNGSSPHDIHSEQMRTLLLEQIPEISRILEEVQYIARRFREQDEGEAICSEWKFAAAVVDRLCLVAFSLFSIICTFTILMSAPNFIEAVSKDFT; encoded by the exons GTTGCCATGGCGGTATGTACCAGAGGAAGCTGTACCGCGACCTGATGGTTAACTACAATCGTCTGGAAAGACCCGTCCAAAATGACTCTGCACCTATCGTTGTGGAACTCGGTCTCACGCTGCTACAAATCATTGAcgtg gATGAAAAGAACCAGGTGTTGATCACAAATGCTTGGCTGCAGCTG tattGGACGGACATTTACCTTTCATGGAACCCAGAGAACTTCCCCGGAGTTCAGAACCTGCGCTTCCCCTCCAACCTGGTTTGGGTCCCAGATATCCTCCTCTACAACAG TGCTGATGAGCGATTTGATGCTACGTTCCATACAAATGTGCTGGTAAATGCTTCAGGAGCCTGCCAGTACATCCCACCAG GCATCCTGAAAAGTACCTGCTACATCGATGTGCGGTGGTTCCCCTTCGATGTGCAGAAGTGTGACCTCAAGTTTGGCTCCTGGACGCACAACGGCTGGCTGCTGGACCTCCAGATGATGGATGTAGACATCTCCACCTACATACCCAACGGGGAATGGGACCTTGTAG GTGTGCCATCTAAGCGTAATGAGCTGTACTACGACTGCTGTAAGGAGCCTTACCCCGACGTGACGTTCACGGTCACCATGCGCCGCAGGACACTTTACTACGGACTCAACCTGCTCATCCCCTGTGTGCTCATCTCTGGCTTGGCTCTGCTGGTCTTCCTGCTCCCTGCCGATTCTGGAGAGAAGATCTCActtg GCATCACAGTGCTGCTGTCTCTAACTGTGTTCATGTTACTGGTAGCAGAGATCATGCCTGCCACTTCAGACTCCGTTCCTTTGATTG cTCAGTACTTTGCCAGCACCATGATGATTGTGGGCTTGTCTGTGGTGGTAACTGTCCTGGTGCTACAGTTCCACCACCATGATCCCCATGGAGGGAAGATGCCAAAATGG GTCCGAGTTATTCTACTCAACTGGTGCGCTTGGTTTCTCCGCATGAAGAAACctggagaggaaagaaaaacagcagtgagcACTCAAAACTACAAGTACTCCCACCCTCCTGCTCACCACACCAGCACCAACAGCATCCAAATGAGCACCATACCTGGGCAGGCGTCCACCCAGTCGACCACGACCAACGGGAGCATGAACCTGTACTTTGGCTACCACGCTATGGGCACAGACAACCCTGCTTTCCCTCCAAGCACCGATTCAGGTGTGGTGGTGTGCGGCGGTGGCGGCGGTGGCCATCCTAACGGCTCCTCTCCACACGACATCCACTCAGAACAGATGCGGACTTTGCTGCTGGAGCAGATTCCGGAAATCTCCCGGATCCTGGAGGAAGTGCAGTACATTGCCCGCCGCTTCCGGGAGCAGGATGAGGGCGAGGCGATCTGCAGCGAGTGGAAGTTTGCAGCGGCAGTAGTAGATCGGTTGTGCCTGGTGGCTTTCTCGCTCTTCTCCATCATCTGCACCTTCACCATCCTCATGTCAGCTCCCAATTTCATCGAGGCTGTGTCCAAAGACTTCACATAA